Proteins encoded together in one Bombus vancouverensis nearcticus chromosome 14, iyBomVanc1_principal, whole genome shotgun sequence window:
- the LOC143302416 gene encoding uncharacterized protein LOC143302416: MCCVLQGAERVFPSNGGKHGAGTGGNRGVGTSVGTQDLPLESLWAAGLDEGMGFPQRCSYANHHSTLTNTAMGHATTNPEELWKERNLSYRTPTTSTGIDSSITDEIWTSANEAKFFRTSTTSTGIGSSLNLHENNRSLESRDGDFYSTDIEDSKDTYRRFFPNTPTTSGLGSSSDRQSVETQRGSKDLPDHLWAAAMEDGFSRFNAMKSLQTITRQPRPNHDWVKTERISRFTKHRTISQSPQREEEIWTSKLNENNVSSYATQRINGPHKCHHQTRRSFSTSIVADLAITPDGSQQSLGSGEFLVSPVSSLCCLDVVT, translated from the exons ATGTGCTGCGTCCTTCAAGGTGCCGAAAGGGTGTTTCCCTCGAACGGAGGGAAACACGGGGCGGGCACGGGCGGCAACAGGGGTGTGGGCACCTCGGTTGGTACCCAGGACCTTCCCCTCGAGTCACTCTGGGCGGCTGGTCTTGACGAGGGTATGGGTTTCCCTCAGAGGTGTTCCTATGCCAATCATCATTCCACTCTCACGAATACTGCCATGGGCCATGCGACCACCAATCCTGAGGAGCTGTGGAAGGAGAGGAACCTCTCTTACAG AACTCCCACAACTTCAACTGGTATCGATTCGTCGATCACGGACGAGATATGGACGTCCGCGAACGAGGCGAAGTTCTTCCGCACTTCGACCACGTCAACGGGTATCGGGTCGTCGCTGAACCTGCACGAGAACAATCGATCGCTGGAATCACGGGACGGTGACTTTTATTCCACGGACATCGAGGACTCAAAGGACACCTATCGAAGATTCTTTCCTAATACTCCGACCACATCGGGCTTGGGTTCCTCGTCGGATCGTCAGTCGGTGGAAACTCAACGCGGGTCCAAGGATCTTCCGGATCATCTGTGGGCAGCGGCTATGGAAGATGGTTTCTCGAGATTTAACGCTATGAAATCTCTCCAGACGATTACTCGACAGCCGCGACCTAATCACGACTGGGTGAAGACGGAGAGGATCTCAAGGTTCACGAAGCACCGAACCATTAGCCAGTCGCCGCAAAGGGAGGAAGAGATATGGACGTCGAAATTGAACGAGAACAACGTGTCCAGCTACGCGACCCAGAGAATCAACGGGCCGCACAAGTGTCATCATCAGACAAGGCGAAGCTTCTCCACGTCGATCGTGGCCGATTTAGCCATCACGCCCGATGGATCGCAGCAGAGCCTCGGCAGCGGAGAGTTTCTGGTGAGTCCCGTCTCCTCTCTGTGTTGTCTCGATGTTGTGACGTAG